A segment of the Candida albicans SC5314 chromosome 2, complete sequence genome:
gaattttatatttttttttaaaaaagatCAACGGtgaacaatatttttttttactttttttaagtattattatatattgCATAAACTTTTATGAATTTGTACATGATACAGATTGAACATTAATACCaagtagaagaaaaagaagaagaataagcAGTTCGGTATGTTATTCGCTTCCTGACTTCTGCGCTTGATTGTAAACAAATGTTGAACATGTTTTTGTCATCAATTCTGGCATATCTCAATCGTATTACAAGTTTCTATTATCTTTAAAGATggatgattttttttttcatagGTAAATACTAATTATAATGCTAAAATCTGTCAACCTTAtggttttggttgttgttgtttttaaGTTGGCGGCTATGTAAAATATAGCCTTAATCTTTTACATAATCTCCTATACATTAAGTCCAACATCGTTTATATGTTTGTCTCACGCCCATTTAATGTTACACTTGCAGTTGTTCTTCATGTTAGAATGTTTAAATTGGTGCaaatatatacatattGTAATTGACCAATAACATTTTGTGCAGATACAGAAATTTTAGATGACAAGCAATAATTCTAATTAATATTGTAAACAAGATAACCCCACTgcaattatttaaaaaatgcATGGGCGTGTGTGATGGAGCCTCATTAAATCGCCTGTCGGTTAAAAAAAGCAACCATGTATCTCTCTGGTCAGTATGGTGTTATGAGGTCACTACTTGCATACTGCTAGAAAACTTAAAACATAAGCCACTGGTACGTTTCAAAAACAactcttctttttaattACGTTTTGATTATACAAGTTTGGTTCGATAACTATCACTGGTGCTGGCTACCGGCTTATCATTtctcaatttgtttaaagATTAGCTGCCTCGTGAGCTGATATCTAATTAAAGCATAGCTTGCACACTTGCTGAAAATAGTCATTCCAAACTAAGcaataaataatgaagTAAATTCGTCTCCTAACAAGAACTCTGAAATCAATGCCCGTGGTTAATCTTgaagttgcaaaaaaagaaactacCAAGGCTGAGCTGTAAGAAGAAATTCTggattgttttttttttcatggTCGTGCGAGTGAACCAAAACACGTGATTTTCTCTAGTTTTAACATTTTAACCAaccaaattgaagaaaatgtgAATTATCTCCAAGACAGAGAGCGAAgtgagaaaaaaaaaatgagcCAAACAATCATACTTTTAGCACTGTCAAGCACAACCAATTACACAATACATATACAATGGCTGCTGGACACATTGCAAGATATATTCGTCATGCTCCAGCTATAAAACCACACGTTCCAGCTTATGTGAAATGGAGTTCCAAACTTTTAGGTGCTACTATGTGGTTTTGGATTATGTTGAGAATTAAAGAAGATGGGCCAGTTATGTTTGGTCTCAAATTACCATTTGAACATCATTAGTTGTTTACATGAACTATCAAGAAAGTTAACGGTACCTAAAGAGatactttttttaaaaaaaaataatacaaagattgttttatttgtttacGACTTATTTCCTATACatgtatatttattttgtcAATAAACAggaattcatttttttttttgactaCTATGATTCTATACTAACGTGAGGATCTGTTTCCATTTCCTCGTCGACCACGATAGGAACCTCTACCTCCTCTCAGACCTCTTGTACCTCTTGATCCTCCACGGCCACCTCGTTCTTTACTACCACTACCGCGATAATTAGTAGATTTATGAGGTGGCCGCACTGATTCTTCCTCTTTGGTATCGTTAACATCATCGTTGATAGTATTCTCTTGAGCCGTcttgaaattaaaattgaatcctTGGCTGGAACAATAAtctaaattaaaattacCTAAATTATCCAATTTAAAAATCATAATATTATAGTTCCCAGAGTCGGAATTATTGTAATCGCATAAATTGAAATGCCATAGATTATAATATGCTTGGAAATAGTAATCATTGATTCgcttcaacaattttttattcaattctgAGTTATCATCAGAGTATAAACTCAATGGAACAATTTTCTCCAGTGAATCAGTGATAGAAACAGGaattttatcaaacaaGCTTAATCCCAActcaatcaaatttttcaaactttCATTCCTATCACTGTTTACAAGCTCAATCAACTCATCTTTTATTACCAACCACAATTCCCCTAGTATCATTCGAAGTCTGGAAAATTTAGACCGATAATTTTCAACATATCCCGATGATCCACCCATACTATCAACAAAACTCATACCATTGCCCATCACCGGATATCGGAAATGTAAGCCTTGACTGATGGTGAAATCTGCATGTGTGATGATTGCCAAATGCTCCAAAAGTGGTGCTTTAACAACTGGTACATGACTGATGAAAATGTTAATTGTTGCATTCTTTGTGGTACTGGTTGTTAATGCCTTTGAGTTTGTAACATTGATATATAATTCAGCTATTTGTAACAATGAAATCCAAAGTTCTCCAATTTTCCCACAAACTCCCAGATAATTCAAGTTCCCATTATCAAATAGACTATGTATTTTTAAAGTACCACCTAAACCATATAACTTGATATTTGGAGTTCCATTTGctgttttgatttcataattgtttttgtgATCGagtaaaaataaattaggAATAGTCacttgttttgtttgtatCTTATCAATGATCTTGGGGTCATCTAATGGACCGAAAATAGTATATACTGGACAAGGTAAAACTTTTTCTCCATCAACATACTGTTGAAATTGACTGATACTTTCTTTTGATGACAAAAGTTCAGATTTGAACAATGCTAATTCATCAGGATTTGTAGAATTTCCATTCCCGCCATTGCCACTGCCACTGCCACTACCATTTGTTGACAAAATCTTActtgaattgtttaattcTTCTACTAAATCAGGTTTCAATACTTCCAGAAATGCAACTATTTGTTTAAGATAATTCAACTCATTATATTCTTGAATGGTATTTATATCCCAAAATCCAAAGTTACCTGTATGTATGATCAAGTCTATTGGTTGGTGCTGGTTGTATAATTTGGTTAAAATGTCGAAATTCCCTTGAATATCAGATAATGTTAATATTCTCAATCCgttaattgattgaagCATTGTCCCAGGGTaatgttttggttttgtaaatgtttgttgttttattaaaatGATTGTACTCCGTAATTCGtcttttaaatattttctcACGTTAATTATTTTAGTCGTtgtattatcatcattattactATTCTTGTAATTACGctgattattttttttttttcgtttgGGAATGTTAAACGGTCAAGATGGCGGTAGTGAATGGGATAGGCTTCGTGGCGTGCACAGGAgaaaaaaccaaaagtGTGGCCGCAGTAGAACATTTTTAGGTCGTACTTGATTCGTAACCGTGACTGTCCATATTGTATGTACACTAGTATTTTCTACCCATTTGTTCTATCGTGAATATTTGAAGCCGTTTGTTGAGctcttttcaaattgacAGGAAACCCCAGGTCTGTGCCACAGCATCGTGGCAGTGGAGATGATGACTATGCAAGCATCAGTTTTAAATCTGAATCCTTACATCAAAGagttatcttttttttttgttcgTAGTAGTTAATGTTAATTTATCCCAAATTGGAAACTATAAACATAGACTTGCAGGACTTGatatcaaattttaattatgAATTTTACGt
Coding sequences within it:
- a CDS encoding uncharacterized protein (Protein with a metallo-dependent phosphatase domain; ketoconazole-induced; upregulation correlates with clinical development of fluconazole resistance), producing the protein MLQSINGLRILTLSDIQGNFDILTKLYNQHQPIDLIIHTGNFGFWDINTIQEYNELNYLKQIVAFSEVLKPDLVEELNNSSKILSTNGSGSGSGNGGNGNSTNPDELALFKSELLSSKESISQFQQYVDGEKVLPCPVYTIFGPLDDPKIIDKIQTKQVTIPNLFLLDHKNNYEIKTANGTPNIKLYGLGGTLKIHSLFDNGNLNYSGVCGKIGELWISLLQIAELYINVTNSKALTTSTTKNATINIFISHVPVVKAPLLEHLAIITHADFTISQGLHFRYPVMGNGMSFVDSMGGSSGYVENYRSKFSRLRMILGELWLVIKDELIELVNSDRNESLKNLIELGLSLFDKIPVSITDSSEKIVPLSLYSDDNSELNKKLLKRINDYYFQAYYNLWHFNLCDYNNSDSGNYNIMIFKLDNLGNFNLDYCSSQGFNFNFKTAQENTINDDVNDTKEEESVRPPHKSTNYRGSGSKERGGRGGSRGTRGSRGGRGSYRGRRGNGNRSSR
- a CDS encoding uncharacterized protein (Ortholog of C. parapsilosis CDC317 : CPAR2_806510, Candida tenuis NRRL Y-1498 : CANTEDRAFT_109089, Debaryomyces hansenii CBS767 : DEHA2B13508g and Pichia stipitis Pignal : PICST_59544), which gives rise to MAAGHIARYIRHAPAIKPHVPAYVKWSSKLLGATMWFWIMLRIKEDGPVMFGLKLPFEHH